A window of Fluoribacter dumoffii NY 23 contains these coding sequences:
- the lpxB gene encoding lipid-A-disaccharide synthase, producing MQKSKHVVIIAGEESGDVHASVLIRQLKTTYPDIEISGIGGQHMQAAGAQIISDLARFGVTGLTAVIRHLNVIRKAFLAVKKHLNQNKPDLLILVDYPGFNLRLAKYAKQKLGIKILYYISPQIWAWKANRIHLIKKCVDQMAVILPFEKPLYEKAQVPVNFVGHPLVEKITTVETSQSQRAALGLPQEANIFALLPGSRSNEIKYHMPILRDTAHILQQRYPNVHFVIPIADTINPDTIKNYFSSVNVPVSFVQGKAINCMAAADFIIVASGTASLECALLEKPMCIIYKSSFLSYILAMRFIKVKFFGLCNLLANKMIVPEFLQYDCNAHELTRYIDYFYTDPDQPQKMISQLTRIKKSLSSEKSDRSLFSLVVNELLEKNA from the coding sequence ATGCAAAAATCTAAACATGTTGTCATTATTGCCGGGGAAGAGTCAGGTGATGTTCATGCCTCAGTTTTAATTCGTCAATTAAAAACCACCTATCCTGATATAGAGATTAGTGGGATTGGCGGCCAACATATGCAAGCAGCCGGAGCCCAGATAATATCGGATTTGGCCCGCTTTGGTGTAACGGGTCTTACAGCCGTTATCCGCCACCTCAATGTTATTCGCAAAGCATTTTTAGCGGTTAAAAAACATTTAAATCAAAACAAACCGGATTTACTTATTTTGGTTGATTACCCAGGCTTTAATTTACGGCTTGCCAAATATGCAAAGCAAAAATTAGGGATTAAAATCCTTTATTACATAAGTCCTCAAATTTGGGCCTGGAAAGCAAATCGCATTCATCTAATAAAAAAATGCGTTGACCAAATGGCAGTTATTCTACCCTTCGAAAAGCCTCTATACGAAAAAGCTCAGGTTCCAGTGAATTTTGTGGGGCATCCTCTAGTAGAAAAAATTACCACCGTAGAGACGAGCCAATCCCAACGTGCAGCACTGGGGCTTCCTCAGGAAGCAAATATTTTTGCTCTTCTTCCGGGAAGCCGTAGCAATGAAATCAAATACCATATGCCTATCCTGCGTGATACTGCGCACATCTTGCAGCAGCGCTACCCCAATGTGCATTTTGTAATTCCTATTGCAGATACAATCAATCCTGACACCATTAAAAATTATTTTTCTAGTGTCAACGTGCCTGTAAGCTTTGTACAGGGAAAAGCGATCAACTGTATGGCTGCTGCAGATTTTATCATAGTTGCTTCTGGTACCGCCTCTCTGGAGTGTGCTTTACTGGAAAAACCCATGTGCATTATTTATAAATCTTCTTTTCTTTCCTACATATTGGCAATGCGATTTATTAAAGTAAAGTTTTTTGGCCTTTGTAATCTTTTGGCCAATAAAATGATCGTTCCGGAATTTTTGCAATATGATTGCAATGCCCATGAATTAACCCGCTACATTGATTATTTTTATACTGATCCTGATCAACCCCAAAAAATGATTTCACAATTGACCCGGATAAAAAAGTCATTGTCTTCAGAAAAATCCGATCGCTCATTATTTAGTCTGGTGGTGAATGAATTGCTCGAAAAAAATGCATAG
- a CDS encoding Gfo/Idh/MocA family protein produces the protein MSKIRCAVIGVGYLGRFHAQKYKLLPNAELIGVCDLNQKALEGVSQELGVPGYSDFRELFGKVDAVSIAATTNKHFDIAKAFLEQGIHVLIEKPITETITQAEELIQLARENQVKLQVGHLERFNSARLALDEYLDNPLFIQSERLAPFNPRGADVNVILDIMIHDIDLIQNIVKCPIASIQAQGTPVITDAIDIANVHITFTNQCVANLTASRVSFKTERKTRIFQPNSYLSIDYQNKKFAVFKKGNGELFPGIPDIIRDEKEFEKGDALFEEIKSFIKCIEENSTPLVSGEDGRLALETAETITKLIQNNLIERHAKI, from the coding sequence ATGAGTAAAATTCGTTGCGCAGTAATTGGTGTAGGGTATTTAGGAAGATTTCATGCTCAAAAATATAAACTTCTTCCAAATGCAGAGTTAATTGGGGTCTGCGATCTCAATCAGAAGGCATTGGAAGGTGTATCCCAAGAGTTGGGGGTTCCCGGTTATAGTGATTTTCGTGAGCTTTTTGGAAAGGTAGATGCAGTAAGTATTGCAGCTACTACCAACAAACATTTCGATATTGCAAAGGCTTTTTTAGAGCAAGGAATTCATGTATTAATAGAAAAACCAATCACAGAAACTATAACTCAGGCAGAAGAATTAATTCAGCTCGCCCGGGAGAACCAGGTAAAATTACAAGTAGGACACCTTGAACGTTTTAATTCTGCACGCCTGGCTCTAGATGAATACCTGGATAATCCTTTATTTATTCAATCAGAACGCCTTGCCCCTTTTAATCCTCGCGGTGCAGATGTGAATGTGATCCTTGATATTATGATCCATGACATCGATTTAATCCAAAACATCGTAAAGTGCCCAATTGCCTCAATTCAGGCCCAGGGAACTCCAGTAATTACTGATGCAATCGACATTGCCAATGTCCATATTACCTTTACCAATCAATGTGTTGCCAACCTCACAGCAAGTCGGGTAAGCTTTAAAACAGAAAGGAAGACGCGAATATTTCAACCCAATTCATATCTTTCAATTGATTACCAAAACAAGAAGTTTGCGGTATTTAAAAAAGGAAATGGCGAACTGTTTCCCGGTATCCCTGATATCATTCGTGACGAAAAAGAATTTGAAAAAGGAGATGCTTTATTTGAAGAAATAAAGTCATTTATCAAATGCATTGAAGAAAACAGCACGCCCCTGGTTAGCGGAGAGGATGGACGTCTCGCCCTCGAAACCGCCGAAACCATAACGAAACTGATTCAGAATAACTTAATTGAACGTCATGCAAAAATCTAA
- the rnhB gene encoding ribonuclease HII, producing the protein MIIAGVDEVGRGPLAGAVITAAVILKSPIEGLADSKKLTPKKREILSAQIKEQAIAYAFGRAEVEEIDTLNIHHATLLAMKRAVEALSIKPDQVLVDGLHLPKLNIPCQAIVQGDDLIPEISAASILAKVFRDAEMRALDAIYPGYGFAEHKGYSTVAHREALNRLGPCMIHRRSFEQVATLL; encoded by the coding sequence ATGATTATTGCCGGAGTAGATGAAGTAGGACGTGGTCCGTTGGCAGGTGCTGTGATTACTGCAGCAGTTATTTTAAAATCGCCAATTGAGGGTCTTGCAGACTCAAAAAAGTTAACCCCAAAAAAACGCGAAATTTTATCTGCTCAAATCAAAGAACAGGCAATAGCTTATGCTTTTGGCAGGGCAGAGGTTGAAGAAATCGATACCTTGAATATCCATCATGCCACTTTGTTGGCGATGAAACGAGCAGTTGAGGCTTTATCAATCAAGCCTGACCAAGTCCTGGTGGATGGTTTACATTTACCCAAATTGAATATTCCCTGTCAGGCAATTGTTCAAGGAGATGATTTGATTCCTGAAATTAGTGCCGCTTCAATTCTTGCAAAAGTTTTCAGGGATGCAGAAATGAGGGCACTTGATGCGATTTACCCCGGATACGGTTTTGCAGAACATAAAGGATATTCGACAGTTGCGCATCGGGAAGCTTTAAATCGACTTGGTCCTTGCATGATTCATCGGCGAAGTTTTGAGCAGGTAGCAACCTTGCTGTAG
- the rodA gene encoding rod shape-determining protein RodA, translating to MNRRHTKPVYRFTAKSLHLDYPLLGLLLVLISFGLLILYSASNANSGMILRQSMRLVFASFIMIVLGFIPPHKYKIWTPWIYTVGLTLLIAVMLMGKIGKGAQRWLELGLFRFQPSEIMKLAVPMMAAWYFDRQARPSSFKSLATAGLIICVPALLIAKQPDLGTAIMVAAAGLCVVFLAGIRFKVILLLILLVGAAIPVVWHGMHDYQKQRVYTLLDPEQDPLGAGYHIIQSKIAIGSGGLSGKGWLQGSQSHLNFLPEHATDFIFAVTSEEFGFAGGFTIIMLIVLISLRSLNIASNAQTTYTRLLAASLAMSFFMSGFVNIGMVMGIIPVVGIPLPLVSYGGTAMVTFLASFGILMSISSHKILFNSLY from the coding sequence ATGAACAGAAGACACACTAAACCCGTTTATCGCTTTACCGCAAAATCGCTTCATCTGGATTATCCTTTGCTGGGATTATTGCTTGTGCTAATCAGCTTTGGCCTTTTGATATTGTATAGTGCCTCCAACGCAAATTCCGGTATGATTTTACGTCAATCGATGAGACTTGTTTTTGCATCGTTTATTATGATTGTCCTGGGCTTTATTCCACCCCATAAATATAAAATATGGACTCCCTGGATATATACCGTTGGATTAACTCTGTTAATTGCGGTAATGCTTATGGGAAAGATCGGGAAAGGAGCCCAACGTTGGCTTGAACTGGGTTTATTTCGCTTCCAACCTTCCGAAATCATGAAATTGGCGGTCCCCATGATGGCCGCCTGGTACTTTGATCGACAAGCCCGCCCCAGTAGTTTTAAATCTTTGGCTACCGCAGGACTCATTATCTGCGTCCCTGCCCTGCTTATTGCCAAACAACCCGATTTGGGGACGGCCATTATGGTGGCTGCTGCTGGACTTTGCGTTGTATTTTTAGCCGGGATCCGTTTTAAGGTTATTCTATTACTCATACTGCTGGTAGGAGCTGCGATTCCAGTTGTGTGGCATGGAATGCATGATTATCAAAAGCAACGTGTCTACACATTGCTTGATCCGGAACAAGACCCCTTAGGGGCTGGATATCATATTATCCAATCTAAAATAGCTATTGGTTCAGGTGGTCTTTCCGGAAAAGGTTGGTTACAAGGAAGCCAATCCCATCTCAACTTTTTACCCGAACATGCTACTGATTTCATCTTTGCCGTGACCAGTGAAGAATTTGGGTTTGCCGGGGGATTCACCATTATCATGCTCATTGTCCTAATTTCTTTAAGAAGTTTAAACATCGCCTCAAACGCCCAAACTACTTATACTCGCCTCCTGGCTGCAAGTCTTGCCATGTCTTTCTTTATGTCCGGCTTTGTTAATATTGGGATGGTTATGGGGATTATTCCTGTTGTGGGGATTCCTTTGCCTTTAGTGAGTTATGGCGGTACGGCAATGGTTACCTTTTTGGCGAGCTTTGGTATCTTGATGTCCATCAGCTCACACAAGATTCTATTCAACAGTTTATATTAG
- the mrdA gene encoding penicillin-binding protein 2 — MSLNPSFKNYRIESQHQLFRINLLVAFLIILSLILVLRLAFLQISEFKKYQTLSLKNQMSIIPIAPPRGVILDRNGVLLAENIPVYVLEIIPEHVKDMEHTLVELQKLIPSISEEDIKNFKRIRKQNRSFVPIPIKLKLTQEEVALFAINQYHFPGVSIKARLMRHYPLGEITAHVLGYVGRINVEELKSVDPTNYRATNFIGKAGIEKYYEDVLHGKVGYQMVETDVSGRTLRVVDKINPRSGAKLYLSIDVRLQKAAYEALKDKRGAVVMINSKNGEVLAMVSSPSFDPNIFVGGVSAKEYKKLSNTLQRPLFNRAVRGVYPPASTIKPFVGLAGLDKGFVTTATTIYDPGRYKLPTASHIYRDWKKTGHGMINFKRAITVSCDTYFYQLGNKMGISNIEDMLVKFGLGHLSHIDLYEEASGIVPSLRWKKQTKGVPWYPGDTLISSIGQGFMLATPLQMANATASLSQHGRRFRPHLLTKTVNSDSGEINHYKPIEEYPIYLKEEANWDIVADAMHNVLISNEGTGYRFGRNPPYPVAGKTGTAQVFSGRQYEKTKYEDIPEALRDNSLFIAFTPVEEPEIALAVVVENDVAASMVARKVLDTYYQLYPLKSYEQKTH; from the coding sequence ATGAGTCTAAATCCATCTTTTAAAAATTATCGAATAGAATCCCAGCATCAGCTTTTTCGAATAAACTTGTTGGTTGCTTTTCTCATTATCTTATCCTTGATTCTTGTTTTAAGACTCGCCTTTTTGCAAATTTCCGAATTCAAAAAATATCAAACACTCTCCTTAAAAAATCAAATGAGTATTATTCCCATAGCTCCGCCCAGGGGAGTAATCCTTGATAGAAACGGAGTGTTATTGGCAGAAAATATACCCGTTTATGTTCTGGAAATTATCCCCGAACATGTTAAAGATATGGAACACACATTAGTGGAACTCCAGAAATTGATTCCTTCCATCTCTGAGGAAGACATAAAGAATTTCAAGCGAATTCGAAAACAAAATCGCTCTTTCGTACCCATACCTATTAAATTGAAATTAACGCAAGAAGAAGTAGCGCTTTTTGCTATTAATCAATACCATTTTCCAGGAGTCAGCATTAAAGCACGTCTGATGCGTCATTATCCCCTGGGGGAAATTACAGCACATGTTTTGGGTTATGTCGGAAGAATCAATGTGGAAGAATTAAAATCAGTTGATCCTACCAATTATCGTGCTACTAATTTTATTGGTAAGGCCGGCATTGAAAAATATTATGAGGACGTACTTCATGGAAAAGTTGGGTACCAGATGGTTGAAACTGACGTCAGCGGGCGCACCCTAAGGGTTGTTGATAAAATTAATCCCCGCTCGGGAGCAAAACTTTATTTAAGTATTGATGTCAGACTACAAAAGGCAGCATATGAAGCCCTCAAAGATAAACGAGGAGCTGTTGTCATGATTAATTCTAAAAATGGAGAGGTTTTGGCTATGGTAAGCTCTCCAAGTTTTGATCCCAATATTTTTGTAGGGGGAGTAAGTGCCAAAGAATATAAAAAACTATCCAATACCTTACAAAGACCTCTATTTAACCGGGCAGTAAGAGGTGTATATCCACCCGCATCCACAATTAAACCTTTTGTGGGGTTAGCTGGTTTGGATAAAGGTTTTGTCACCACAGCAACAACAATTTATGATCCAGGCAGATACAAACTGCCTACGGCCAGCCACATCTACAGAGACTGGAAAAAAACTGGTCATGGAATGATTAATTTTAAAAGGGCAATCACTGTTTCTTGCGATACTTATTTTTATCAATTAGGAAATAAAATGGGTATTTCCAATATTGAAGACATGCTGGTCAAATTTGGCTTGGGTCATTTAAGCCATATTGATCTGTATGAAGAAGCTTCGGGTATCGTACCCAGTTTACGATGGAAAAAACAAACTAAAGGGGTTCCCTGGTATCCCGGAGATACTCTAATCTCTTCCATAGGTCAGGGTTTTATGCTTGCCACCCCACTACAAATGGCTAATGCAACAGCCTCTTTGAGCCAACATGGCCGACGGTTTAGGCCGCACTTATTAACGAAAACCGTAAACAGCGACAGCGGTGAAATTAACCACTACAAGCCTATTGAAGAGTATCCCATTTATCTGAAAGAGGAAGCAAATTGGGACATTGTTGCAGATGCAATGCATAACGTATTAATCAGTAATGAAGGTACCGGTTATCGGTTTGGACGCAACCCTCCTTACCCGGTTGCAGGAAAAACAGGTACTGCACAGGTATTTAGCGGCAGACAATACGAAAAAACAAAATATGAGGACATTCCGGAAGCATTACGCGATAACTCATTGTTTATTGCATTTACTCCGGTTGAGGAACCGGAAATTGCGCTTGCAGTTGTTGTTGAGAATGATGTTGCCGCATCCATGGTCGCCCGCAAAGTGCTCGATACTTACTATCAACTTTATCCGCTGAAATCTTATGAACAGAAGACACACTAA
- the rlmH gene encoding 23S rRNA (pseudouridine(1915)-N(3))-methyltransferase RlmH encodes MLKITIITLGNKMPDWVTQGSNEYAKRFNDGIQLKIIEIPLIRRSKSSDLSRIMEKEAVLMKDALPNGARLIALEIEGKAFSSEELALKISHLNQTTSHLCFLIGGPEGLSQDILKLCDERWSLSKLTLPHPLVRIILLETLYRAWSIINNHPYHK; translated from the coding sequence ATGTTAAAAATCACCATTATTACTTTAGGTAATAAAATGCCTGATTGGGTTACTCAAGGTTCAAATGAGTACGCCAAACGATTTAATGATGGAATTCAACTAAAAATAATTGAGATCCCGTTGATTCGTCGCAGTAAATCGTCGGACTTATCAAGAATTATGGAAAAAGAAGCGGTTTTGATGAAAGATGCTTTACCTAATGGAGCGCGGCTAATCGCTTTGGAGATCGAAGGTAAGGCCTTTAGCAGTGAAGAATTAGCTCTTAAAATTTCACATTTGAACCAAACAACAAGCCATCTCTGCTTTTTAATCGGCGGCCCCGAAGGCCTCTCGCAAGACATTCTCAAATTGTGTGATGAACGCTGGTCTTTATCAAAGCTCACTCTTCCCCATCCCCTGGTGCGTATTATTTTACTGGAAACCTTGTATAGGGCATGGTCTATCATTAACAATCATCCCTACCACAAGTAA
- the rsfS gene encoding ribosome silencing factor, whose translation MSEQNPVLNKLLQLLDDNQAIDIKVIDVRKQTTITDYMIIASGRSSRHVKAISQKIMEDMKNSGSPAINCTGLETGDWVLIDFSDFIIHVMQPEYRQYYNLEGLWEEHPEK comes from the coding sequence ATGTCAGAACAAAATCCAGTATTAAACAAACTATTACAGCTTCTTGATGATAATCAAGCCATTGACATTAAAGTAATTGATGTTCGAAAACAAACAACTATTACTGATTATATGATTATTGCTTCGGGGCGTTCATCCCGCCACGTTAAAGCAATCTCTCAAAAAATAATGGAAGATATGAAAAATTCCGGCTCTCCTGCAATAAATTGCACGGGATTGGAAACAGGAGATTGGGTTCTTATTGATTTTAGTGATTTTATAATTCACGTCATGCAACCGGAATACAGGCAATATTATAATCTGGAAGGTTTGTGGGAAGAACACCCGGAAAAATAG